One part of the Anguilla anguilla isolate fAngAng1 chromosome 11, fAngAng1.pri, whole genome shotgun sequence genome encodes these proteins:
- the LOC118207400 gene encoding ras association domain-containing protein 5-like isoform X1 yields the protein MSLVGRGSVELLGQHGTGYRSQIAAGIMPGRPMDCFRTVSKRIGRLFRRLPKSRSWSDNLKLIDTPSKSYSLTLSDSSYPCLLECPGLVQKDINWNDGQTEDAPPPGRCSVNDQGTDGPDNGIIEVHLKLRRPISVETDGGSSDSSAVSKLPAEEVKRIHVSSSTTVQEVIQGLLGKFSAQNDPSRFTLYRQTHRDGQDVFQKLSLSEHPLCLRKGAQPEPDSKPLTFELRENDAAGVEWYAFSVPELQNFLTILTKEEELRVRQVERRYKQYREKLCQVLQEAQGKPG from the exons ATGTCATTGGTGGGCAGGGGCAGTGTGGAGCTGCTTGGTCAGCATGGCACCGGTTACCGTAGCCAGATAGCGGCCGGCATCATGCCAGGGCGGCCCATGGACTGCTTCAGGACCGTCTCCAAACGGATCGGACGCCTCTTCCGCCGCCTGCCCAAATCCAGGTCCTGGTCGGATAACCTGAAGCTGATTGACACGCCCAGCAAGTCCtactccctcactctctcag ACAGCAGCTACCCATGTCTTCTGGAATGCCCTGGACTCGTCCAGAAGGATATAAACTGGAatgatggacagacagaggatgccccgcccccagggaGATGCTCTGTCAATGACCAG GGTACAGATGGCCCTGACAATGGTATTATTGAGGTCCACCTAAAGCTACGGAGGCCTATCTCCGTGGAGACGGATGGTGGGAGCTCAGACAGCAGCGCTGTCTCCAAACTTCCGGCCGAGGAGGTCAAGCGAATTCATGTGAGCAGCAGCACTACAGTCCAAGAGGTCATTCAAGGCCTGCTGGGAAAATTCAGCGCGCAGAACGACCCCTCCAGGTTCACCCTTTACCGCCAGACGCACCGCGACGGCCAGG ATGTTTTCCAGAAGCTGTCCCTGTCAGAGCATCCCCTGTGTCTGCGGAAGGGGGCGCAGCCTGAGCCTGATTCGAAGCCCTTGACGTTCGAGCTGAGAGAGAATGACGCGGCAGGTGTGGAG TGGTATGCCTTCTCAGTCCCTGAGCTGCAGAACTTCCTGACGATCCTGACGAAGGAGGAGGAGCTACGGGTGAGGCAGGTGGAGCGCAGGTACAAGCAGTACCGGGAGAAGCTGTGCCAGGTGCTGCAGGAGGCACAGGGCAAGCCCGGGTag
- the eif2d gene encoding eukaryotic translation initiation factor 2D — MFAKPFRVKSNTVIKGSDRRKLKTDVSNAFPALSAEDINELVPSKEELNVVKIYAHKGDAVTLYVLHKNPMFFEVEKQLYPTVYTLWRHPDLLQTFITWPAVLQKLAGGADLMLPGVVVPTAGLPQVKKGERCSVSMVKNRAPVAVGTATMSTSDMCELGMKGRGVSILHTYMDNLWGFGDKTGPPSILPVESEGNAEGEMEGEEQDVGECEGEPEGDPEGDLSPDPLCPNLQELSLAPKEGVEEQGEEEEREEKEDQECGDEDVEEEDSRSPQEQMDALLLQCFLHALKSKVKKSELPLLTSTFLRNHMITCCPSGKQLDLKKSSYKKLSKFLQCMQQQHHLLKVKELSKGVESIVEVAWKHPELRSFSPPEDSPKEEGPTESNGESDHPYHPPEIIALYSVSARLQPLFEDSQKRKGAVLSAGEVRTIITEYVKKNELVDEINKNYVTINPILCDCLLEKSEYQEVDKLKWDDLFSRTLDRMQHCHQLVFPGRQPIIRKGHLEPIDLSVASRGSNKKVTLIKNLELYGLDPAAIAGVLQHRVQASTVLHPIPGSKDRVMIQIQGNQVQQAGKLLLDQYQVPRKYIQGLEKVQKPGKKK, encoded by the exons ATGTTTGCGAAACCGTTCCGTGTCAAATCCAACACGGTGATCAAGGGATCTGACAG gagGAAGCTCAAAACAGATGTCTCAAATGCCTTCCCCGCGCTTTCGGCAGAAGACATTAATGAACTTGTCCCGAGCAAGGAAGAGCTGAATGTGGTCAAGATATACGCACACAAAGGAGATGCTGTCACTTTGTACGTCCTTCACAAAAACCCAATGTTTTTCGAAGTGGAAAAGCAGCTTTACCCCACAG TATACACGCTTTGGCGGCATCCGGATCTCTTGCAAACCTTCATAACATGGCCCGCAGTTCTGCAGAAATTAGCAGGAGGAGCGG ACCTCATGTTGCCAGGAGTGGTGGTTCCAACCGCGGGACTACCACAGGTCAAAAAAGGGGAGCGCtgctctgtttccatggtgaaaAACAG GGCACCCGTCGCCGTGGGAACCGCCACCATGTCCACCTCGGATATGTGTGAACTTGGCATGAAAGGGAGGGGCGTGTCCATTCTGCACACCTATATGGACAACCTGTG GGGGTTTGGGGACAAGACAGGGCCCCCCTCCATCCTGCCTGTGGAGAGCGAGGGGAACGCTGAAGGGGAGATGGAGGGTGAAGAGCAGGACGTCGGGGAGTGTGAAGGGGAACCTGAGGGAGACCCTGAAGGAGACCTGTCCCCGGACCCCCTCTGCCCGAATCTGCAGGAGCTCAGCCTAGCTCCGAAGGAGGGGGTAgaagagcagggggaggaggaagaaagggaggagaaggaggatcAGGAGTGTGGAGACGAAGATGTGGAAGAGGAGGACAGCAGATCTCCGCAAG agcagatggATGCCCTGCTCCTCCAGTGCTTCCTGCACGCCCTGAAGAGTAAGGTGAAGAAATCAGAGCTCCCCCTGCTGACTAGCACCTTCCTGCGCAACCACATGATCACCTGCTG tcCTAGCGGGAAACAGTTGGACCTCAAGAAATCCAGTTACAAAAAG CTCTCAAAGTTTCTGCAGTGTATGCAGCAGCAACACCACTTGCTAAAGGTGAAGGAGCTCAGCAAAGGGGTGGAGAGTATTGTGGAGGTGGCCTGGAAACACCCAGA GCTGCGCTCTTTTTCTCCACCAGAGGATAGTCCAAAGGAGGAAGGTCCTACAGAGAGCAATGGGGAGTCTGACCATCCATACCACCCTCCAGAAATCATCGCCCTCTACTCCGTCTCTGCCCGGCTCCAGCCTCTCTTTGAGGATTCCCAGAAGAG GAAGGGGGCAGTGCTCTCTGCAGGCGAGGTGAGGACCATCATCACAGAGTATGTGAAGAAGAATGAGCTGGTCGATGAGATAAACAAGAA CTATGTCACCATCAATCCCATACTCTGTGACTGCCTGCTGGAGAAGTCGGAGTACCAGGAGGTGGACAAACTCAAGTGGGACGATCTCTTTTCCAG GACTCTGGACAGAATGCAACACTGCCACCAGCTGGTGTTTCCAGGGCGGCAGCCAATCATTAGAAAGGGTCACCTCGAACCCATTGACCTCTCTGTGGCCTCCAGGGGCTCAAACAAGAAG GTGACTCTCATTAAGAACCTGGAGCTGTACGGTCTGGACCCTGCAGCCATCGCCGGGGTTCTGCAGCACCGGGTCCAGGCCAGTACTGTCCTCCATCCCATACCCGGCTCCAAAGACCGCGTTATGATCCAGATCCAAGGGAACCAGGTCCAGCAAGCTGGGAAACTGCTGCTCG ATCAGTACCAAGTTCCACGCAAGTACATCCAAGGACTGGAGAAAGTACAGAAACCAGGCAAGAAGAAATAG
- the LOC118207400 gene encoding ras association domain-containing protein 5-like isoform X2, protein MKGSISMSSGYCSQDEESDDFAFFTAKSSFFHQAQQQETKGTDGPDNGIIEVHLKLRRPISVETDGGSSDSSAVSKLPAEEVKRIHVSSSTTVQEVIQGLLGKFSAQNDPSRFTLYRQTHRDGQDVFQKLSLSEHPLCLRKGAQPEPDSKPLTFELRENDAAGVEWYAFSVPELQNFLTILTKEEELRVRQVERRYKQYREKLCQVLQEAQGKPG, encoded by the exons ATGAAGGGAAGTATCAGCATGAGCAGCGGATACTGCAGCCAGGACGAGGAGAGCGACGACTTCGCCTTTTTCACCGCCAAAAGTTCCTTCTTCCACCAGGCACAACAGCAGGAGACCAAG GGTACAGATGGCCCTGACAATGGTATTATTGAGGTCCACCTAAAGCTACGGAGGCCTATCTCCGTGGAGACGGATGGTGGGAGCTCAGACAGCAGCGCTGTCTCCAAACTTCCGGCCGAGGAGGTCAAGCGAATTCATGTGAGCAGCAGCACTACAGTCCAAGAGGTCATTCAAGGCCTGCTGGGAAAATTCAGCGCGCAGAACGACCCCTCCAGGTTCACCCTTTACCGCCAGACGCACCGCGACGGCCAGG ATGTTTTCCAGAAGCTGTCCCTGTCAGAGCATCCCCTGTGTCTGCGGAAGGGGGCGCAGCCTGAGCCTGATTCGAAGCCCTTGACGTTCGAGCTGAGAGAGAATGACGCGGCAGGTGTGGAG TGGTATGCCTTCTCAGTCCCTGAGCTGCAGAACTTCCTGACGATCCTGACGAAGGAGGAGGAGCTACGGGTGAGGCAGGTGGAGCGCAGGTACAAGCAGTACCGGGAGAAGCTGTGCCAGGTGCTGCAGGAGGCACAGGGCAAGCCCGGGTag